ATTGGTCTATTAAAAGATCGCCATTCCTAGGCAAATATCTGAAAATTCAGCCCTCGAACAGCCAATACAAAATACTTCTGTTCACAATCCGCTATGGCAGATCCTTTGCATGTAGAGCTACTCAAAGAGGGTGTAGATACATGGAACGCTTGGCGTAAGGACAATCCTGATATTCTCCCGGATCTGAGCAACGCTATGTTAGCCGGCCATGATCTTTCCATAGCAAGGTTGCAAGGGGCAACTTTGGCTGGGGCAGAATTAAGCGGCACTGAGCTTATGCGAGCTAATCTGAACGGTGCCGAAATGACTTCTGC
This sequence is a window from Bacteroidota bacterium. Protein-coding genes within it:
- a CDS encoding pentapeptide repeat-containing protein; protein product: MADPLHVELLKEGVDTWNAWRKDNPDILPDLSNAMLAGHDLSIARLQGATLAGAELSGTELMRANLNGAEMTSA